The window CCGACATACAAATGATGTGCTAGTCATTtcctatttaaatttttttttttttgaatttacaaaataaaataaaaaattcaaattttctcaTTCGATTCAAACAGTCAATTTTGATCTTTTACAGTTTTCGGATCAATGATTCTATCACTctggtctcttttttttttttttcacccaacCTTTCCTTTCCATGTTCTATGGAAACGTAGAGAGAGAGCAGATGGACACAGAAGATCCGGATTCGTTTTTGGTCGGATTTGGTATCAAGACCCGTATTATGTGGCACAGACAGCCagaaagtcttttttttttattgagaccAGAAAgtcagaattgaagaaattaaaaggaCTAGTTTTTACTACTTTACATAGTGCACGTAGCAAACTGTCTTCAACTTGCTGAAAACTATCTTCCATTCTCAAATTCCACTCGACCCCTCTCTCTGCTCTTATAgaagaacaagagagagagagagagtagaaatGGCTGAGCTTTCAGAGACGTACGCTTGTGTTCCGTCGACAGAGCGAGGGCGAGGGATCTTAATCTCAGGCGATCCCAAGTCGAACTCAATAGTCTACTGTAATGGCAGATCTGTTATAATTCGCTATCTTGACAGGCCTCTTGAAGTTTCTATCTATGGTGAACATGCTTATCCTGCCACCGTTGCTCGCTTTTCCCCCAATGGTGAGTGGATCGCTTCCGCCGATGTTTCTGGGACAGTCAAAATTTGGGGGGCGCATAACGATCACGTCCTCAAGAAAGAATTTAGGGTTCTTTCTGGTCGGATCGATGATCTCCAGTGGTCGCCTGATGGTCAGAGGATTGTTGCTTCTGGTGACGGCAAGGGCAAATCACTTGTGCGAGCTTTCATGTGAGTTTCATGCTTCATTTTCATTTGGTTCTATTGGAAGTGATTGTAGGCTccaaagggtttttttttttctagtttctaTTGATTATGGTTGCATTTTGAAATTGGACAGgtgaaattaattttaatttttcattttccccaCTCGATCATGTTCTAATGCAATTAAACTATTGTAGGAATTATATGTCAGGATATTGAGAGATCAAACCTAACTGTTGTCTTTATGGTAGGAAAACTTTGGATCAATCACTTGCAAGAAATTATCATAGACTTTTCATAGACCTGTAACAGAAATCGTTAGAAAAATTGACGGACTGAGTCGTTTCACTTGACAATTTCCTTAAGACCTTAGACACTCCCTACAGTGCAACCAGGAGTACTATGAATTGGCCTCTAAGATAAAACAGTCCACTGGCTTCCCTAGTAATCATTCACTCGATGACTAGACCCCTTCAAGTACTACAAGGTTGTGGTCaaactaaaaggaaaatatttatggtagtatCACTTTCAAAACTCAAAAACAGAGAAGAGCAAGAATAGCCACACATACACACTGATGACTGCAGAGGGACTTGATTCATTGCTCAAAAGGCTAAAGCTTCCCTCTATTTCTACAGGGGAAGCATTAGATCTCACAAAACTGAAGAAACAATGCCTTTAAGAAGCTTTCATGAAGAGACATAAGTTCATCCAATGAAGAACTGAAGTGATGAGTAAATGAAGAGACAAGTGTTGTGAAACTTCTTTTGTATTTAAACAATTATTTTAAActattttgaatcttcatttGTTTTAAAAACTTATTTCAAACTAACAACTATACTTAAGTAACAATGTAAAGTGGTAGTTACAGTTAAGTTATAGATTTTCCACAGtgtaatctttatttttggttttaagaatcTCTCGGTGCACTTCAATGGAGGTATTTGCATCCATACCAAGGGACATTGATATGGGTACCAATTTATATTACCAAGGCTCTGTTCTAGAAAACTTTATATGCTCCTTTTTGTGGAATTTTACGCTTGttgatttttccttctttccccTTTTGCATCAAATTGATTGCTTTTACCTTGCATTGGACCACAGTGTGGGTTAACACAGAATATTATATACATATTCCCCAATAAGTTGATTTTTCTGTTCCAGAATTCTGTCGCCTACACCAATGACCCACAAATTGCAGTGCTCATTGCTAAGCTAATTGGCATAAAAAGGTTATGCATTTGCATCCTTGATGAGCATCTCATCTCAGTGGTGACAGTTGGGGCTTACTTCTGTTATGACAGGGCATAACCATATCTGCCATGATTTATGGAATTTTACTGCCACTGCAATGTGTTGATGTGTTTCCTTTCTTCACAAGTTGTCTTTGCACTGATCTTTCCTGTACttgttatttatttgtttccaatGCAATCTACTGTTAATTATAAGAATATCAAAAAAGTTTATTACTGTATGAGTGTTTTTcatttattgttattgttattcttTTAAAATATTAGATCAAGCAGAGAGACTGTTGTCGAATTATATTTCCTGACTTTCCTCCTGTTGTGTGGTAAGCTAGGTATGAGATGTTTGGGATTTGGCTCGCCTTTCCTGTCATACATTTTTCCTCTGATTTATCATAAATTTTACTCTCATATTTGTTAAGAGAACCCTATTCCCCATTCACCTTTTTTAATTTGTCATATGTGTACTGTAAATCctagaaataaatgaaaaacatTTTACTACTATGCTTGGAAATTGCTAAACTGttctcttttatattattttttcagcATTTTGGTTTTTCGCAACGTGCTTGTGTCTTTCATTTTGATGATTGTTTGGCTTGGCCTGGTTCTTGCCTTTATCCGCTCAGTTCGCTAGCCTATTTCTAATAGTTGCAGCTGGaactgaaaagaaaagaaaaaaaaaaatctttgctaCATTACATTAATGCCATCTAGAAAGGCAGATTACtcagagatcttgagaaactgCAGCAACAGCTGCTACTAGAACGCTTACCTAGCTTGGGTTGAAGCCACAATGCGGGTCAGTCCTTCCAAAAAGAGGATCATTCACTGCGAACATTGGAGTAACCGCTGTAGATATACTATTATAGTTATCATTCGATAAAAGCAGAAAATAAACCCATACTCTGAAAATTACTATAAACCAGGCTTGTAGAGTTTGCAAAGGCCACAAGCATGAGTGCGAGGGGGCTGGAggccccaaaaaacaaaaaagaaatttgcTGAATTTGAATGCAAAAAATATCTTATAATAAGGAAAGTGTCTAACCATACAAggctttccttttctttttaacaaCTTCAAGAATAATTCAATGCACATCCTTGGTGTTGTACAGCAGTCTTTAAGGTTAAAAAAAGATTAGTACCAGAAGACATCGATACACGTGAACATATTCCTCAAAATTTGCTGTGGtggcttcttctttcttgaatATGTAGTCTATTCTTTATAAATTCATCATTTAATCCCAAAAacaggaaaaggaagaaataaaaaattggcaCAGGGCTTGATTCTTTATTGTACCTGCAAATCAGAAATCAACCATTACTTGGTCATCTTTGTCCAAGACACTGACTGTGGAAGTTTACTAGAAATCTAATGGACGGAAGGGTACTCAGTCCGTGATCTTTCgtacaaaaaaatttcttgggTGAATTTGAATTTACCAATACTGACATAAGATGATCTGGTGCTAGTTTCTGGCAAATGCATGCTCCAATTATATGTAATTTGTAATATGAGGTTTTTAGTGAATATAACATCTCCTTCCATTAGTTTTGCTTTTTGCAAATCTGCAGTCTCATTGCATGCAATACGAATTTGTAACTTCTCTATCTCTGTAACTGCTATTGTGTCtcatgcatatttttttttttctttttccttcgtgGCTCAATTTTATGCTTTTTTACAGTGTTATGGTTGTTGGCGATTAAATGATCAAGGGCATATTCTTTTGTAGGTGGGATTCAGGCACTAATGTGGGGCAGTTTGATGGCCATTCAAAGCGTGTATTGAGTTGCGCATTTAAGCCAACAAGACCATTTCGCATTGTCACGTGTGGCGAGGATTTTTTGGTGAATTTCTATGAAGGACCACCATTTAAATTCAAGCAGTCTCACAGGTTTGATAAGCTTTATAAGCACAACCAGATTGTTATGATATTATGGTTTAAGAATTAGCATATCTCGATATAGCTGGGACCAATCCAGGATTGACTCATTTGTTGGTTCAGATAGATCCAAGTGGATCATCCAATCCTGTCGTGGATTAGGAAATTCAACCGCAATCAAAACCTTAAATGATATTCCTTTCATGTTTTACAGTCTAAGAAATGCATCTGTTAGAGCATGATTCTGAGTATCAATTTTGGTAGTTGCATTTAGGATTTTCCTCTGCAACTGACTTACTAGAAATCTTGGTATTGTATGTTACTAGATCAGGATGGTGATTTATGCTGCATTCCTGAAAATCTGTTGTGAATCTGCAGGGACCATTCAAATTTTGTCAATTGTATCAGATTTTCTCCTGATGGAAGCAAATTCATCAGTGTAAGCTCAGATAAGAAGGGAATAATATATGATGGCAAGACTGGAGAAAAGATTGGACAGCTGTCATCTGAAGATGGCCacgggggcaccatatatgctGTTAGTTGGAGTCCTGATAGTAAACAGGTTAACATTGAGTTCATATCCTtcctgtgtttattttctttcttctgaatGCCTGAAACATCTCTTCATTTAACTTTTTACGTACCGAGTCAAAGTAGTAATGTTAACTGTTTCAGGTGCTGACAGTTTCTGCTGATAAGTCTGCAAAAATATGGGAAATCTCAGAGGATGGTAATGGGAAGGTGAAGAAGACACTAGCATGTCCTGGATCGGGAGGAGTGGATGATATGCTAGTTGGATGTCTATGGCAGAATAACCATCTTGTCACTGTTTCTCTTGGTGGTacaattaatttattttcagCAAGTGATCCAGATAAAACCCCACTATCATTGTCTGGGCATATGAAGAGTGTCAGTTCATTAGCTGTACTTCAAAGCAACCCAAAAGTCATCTTGTCTAGCAGCTACGATGGCATAATTGTTAGATGGATTCAAGGAATTGGTTACAGTGGTAAATTAGAAAGGAAAGATGCTTCTCAAATTAAGTGTTTTATTGCTGTTGAAGAAGAGATTGTTTCATCTGGATTTGATAATAAGGTGAGTCATGCAGATCTATATGCTTCTGATTTGGTTTTTCAGCAGTGATAAACCAATTTAAGGCATTCTTCTCAAATTTGTTTTCATTCTGGTTATTTTATATGTTCTATGTAAGTACAGTGTCAGAGCACTAGGTTTTCCTTTGTGTAGTGTTATATTTCAGTTGATTTTTGAATATGCAGAATAGAATTGAGGCATTCTGAACTTTAACTTATGTTTATCGCTTCATGAATATCTATTATACTACACCCTCAAATAACTAGTCGCAATGTTTATTGTATTATGCACATGCTCTACCACTGAAAATAGAACATAGTCCTCTGGTTTACTGCCTTAACTTTCTGAAATTATACAGCTTAAAGTCTAAATCGGTAGACTACAGTAAGCACACACTTGCATCTACTTCCAGGACTATTTGCATGACGTTGTAAAGTtccaaaaccaaatcagaaTTTTTTGCCAAGTTGTTCATTTCTTTTAGTGAGATTCAGGGCATAAATGAAGCAGATATGTGAGAAGCATTTGTATAAGGAACTCTTTTCCTGTAGGAACTATCACAGGTATCAACTGCTTTAGTAAATGGATTTTTGATGTCATTCTGTTATCTGTCTAGGCCTCTAGGGTATAGTTTCAGATCAATATGGTTTTGTGAGGTGATTTCTGTTGCTGCAGTTTGAAATAGTGGGTGACAATTGGGATCCCGTACATTATCAGCCATAGCAACAAAAACAAGGTGGCTACAACAATGATCAGCAACAAAGGAAGTAAAACCAATCCCAAGAACAAAATcgattagggtttcagggttttgAAACCACCCCAAATCTATAGGTAATAGATAGTAGCACAGAGTCCAAATAATCAACTGTAAATCATACCAGATTGATGGTAGAGTAGAGCTGGAAGAACAAACCAGCAGTAGATTATCTCCCAAGTAGCAGAGAAGGCCCTAAATAAGTCACATGGAGAAAACGATTTCTCAGGGTTTTGATGGGGCATCAACCAAGGGACCACAAATCCTGGTAGAGTGATTTGCCAGACGATTATAAGGGAAGGAGACCGGTAAGCATGATAGAAGTACCAAATATATCCCACAAAGCAGCCACAGACATCAACCAaatagaaacatcacaatcgaTTTAGGGAAAAAAACCCTTTAAAAATAATCGATTCTTTGATGGGGCATCAACCAAGGGAGCACAAATCCTTTTAGAGTTATTTACTAAAAGATTATAAGGCAAGACGACCAGCAACCACAGTGGAAATACCAAACATAACCACAAAGCAGCCACAGACATCAACCAAGAAGAAGCACAACAATCGATTTAGGGAAATAACCCTAAAAGAAATCGATTTTTCCTATATGAGAGGAAAATTGATATAAGACTAGGGAGATCTCTCCTACCTAGCAGTAGTAAATCATCAAGTAGACAATATAAGAGCATTCCATCAATTACAAATGAGGCTTAATCCATAGTATAGgcagcaataggtggctgcacaccTCAATAGAGTGAAACAAGAATCGAAATCAGCAGAAGGGAGAAGGAAAAACCTTAATCTGATTACTTATGCTCTGATTCCATGTTACAAACCAGAATCTGAGTAATCAAACCAAGAGACAAcaaagagagagcgagagagagagactaccgAACTTGTGTTGGAGCCTTGGAGGCAGCCTATGATAGTGAATTATTACCTATCGCAGGCtactccacacacacacacacacacacacatatatatatgtgtCCAAAAAGAGAGGTAAGGGGACTAAAATATCCCTATCCTACTTATTACAATAAatgaaaggaaactaataataataacctAAGCTCGACAGGACAGAATTGCCCCTAGAGCTTTAACAATGCCAACAATCTATATAGGAATCATCTTCTGCGGGTGATATCTTTCAGGACCTCCGGCCCGCTTCCATACTTATGACTGCTTTGGAGCACCCAGTTACCATTTCAGAATAGGCTGATGCTCATCCGGACTTAAGAATTGAACTGTCAATATATATAGCCATTTTCTTGTCTTTTGCTGGCAGAATGTTGGGAAGTCCTACATTTACTGAGGTTAGCTGTTGTTGGAAGAACAACATTGTATTCTCAAAATTATTCAATCAGCACTTGAATCCAGATAAGTGTAATACAAAAATTACTTTTCTATACTAATATTTGGTGGTTCACTAGTGGTTACAATTGTATTGTGTTTGCGAATTCCAACTTGCATACATTacctttttttcataaaattactGATATGTCAACTGTGGTTGAAGTAGTTCATTTAACTTTTTGGAATTCTAAATACAAACAAGAGTTGGTTTTGCAACTTCTCACATTTAACTCTTCTTTAGATGCCTAACAACTTGATACACCCACTACGAGGTGATTGACCAAATTTTGGTATTATAGTATCGGTCTTTTATTTGTGAAGTTCTGTTTATTCTgcttcttttaaaattaaactttaaaataagaaaatgtttgcttatatcatattttttgtttcttgaaagAGATAATCAATTTTCTATTCCTTTAggatcaatttttttcaatGGTCTTCTTTCTATCTACTCTTTGACCGAACCCTAAAATTTCTGCTATACATTCGAGAATTATCCATTACTCCAATAGCTTCAAATTTCTCTGATCTCAAATAATTGGCTTTGTTTTACTTCAAGAAGGGAACTTGTATGGGTGTTGCATCGTTACTAGTCTTATGATAATATCCTCTCATACCAACCTTGTTGGATCACAGAGGAGTTATAAATTATAATttgcttttgattcttttgatttgaaagtCATGGCTAATGCAAAATTGGTGGTTTTATTCTGCCTTACGAGTAACATCCTCATTTTTCCCATGATTAGATCCCATTTAACTTACTAAGTCTATCAGGAAGAGCAATTAGCAGAATTAGTCTACCTTTTGTTGTATACAAGCTTATTGAAGCCTAAACATGGCCCTTGCAAAGTTCAAGCATATGCATTGTCGTAACTCTTTCTGTTTTATTTGGATGCAACTGCCCCTGcatttcatttatatatatatatatatatttttttttttaattccttgaAATCATCGGCataaattctatttattttaaaaaaattgttgtaCATTTTATTGGGTAAGCTtcaacttttttcttttatttatttttttcctttccccaaaATTTCAGGTAAGGAGAAGTACTTTGCTTGGGGATCAATGTGGAGAGGCAGAATCCATTGATGTTGGCAGTCAGCCCAAGGATTTGAGCCTTGCACCTCTTTGTCCTGAACTTGCTTTGATTTCAACTGATTCAGGAGTAGTTCTACTTCGTGGGTCAAAAGTAGTTTCAACAATCAACCTTGGGTTTGCCGTGACGGCATCAACAATTTCACCGGATGGAAGTGAAGCTATCGTGGGTGCGCAGGATGGTAAATTACATGTATATTCCATCAAAGGGGATACACTAATGGAAGAAACAGTCCTCGAGAAGCACCGGGGTGCTATAAATGTTATTCGTTACTCGCCTGATTCTTCTCTGATTGCTTCAGGGGATCTTAATCGAGAAGCTGTTGTATGGGATCGTGCATCTCGAGAGGTAAAACAAATGCTCTCTTAAACTCGTCTGGTATTCCCTCTAGGTCTTCAACAATAAGCTGAGTTTGTTTTTGGGGGGAGACATCGTAGCATTTGATCTTCCTCTCCTATCTCTGGTGGTTTGGTTTCATCTCTGTTTTTGTTAATCTTTCTCGTTATTGCCTGAGTTTTCTGTTCTCTCTAATAAATCCTTCGGGTTGCTGATTGACAAAAAATTGGCAATCAAGCAATCTTAACgtcccccccacccacccacccacccacccacttTGAGGGTAGGGAAAGGAGAAAAAGTGGAGAATAAGAAATACTTACATAGAACATCTTGAGCATACTTCTCCTACCTAGATATGGATTCAGGTTCCTTGAACAAACATTTCTTTCTGACAAATTGTCTTTTTTCAGGTGAAGCTCAAGAACATGTTGTACCATACTGCCCGTGTAAACTGTCTGGCTTGGTCTCCTGATAACACTAAAGTTGCAACCGGATCACTTGACACATGTGTTATCATATACGAAGTTGATAAGCCTGCATCCAGTCGAATAACCATTAAGGGAGCTCACTTGGGTGGTGTATATGGAGTGGCTTTCACAGATGAGCAGAGTCTGGTGAGTTCAGGAGAGGATGCATGCGTGAGACTGTGGAGGTTGACATCACAGTAGAGAGTGGCAATTCAAGCAGATCTCATGCTGACAATAAGAAGTTTGGCAAATTGTGTGAAATGTTGTTTTATGCAGGTTTTGTTTGTTGAGAGTTTGTGCTTTACATTTTGGGGGtttgtgttgggggggggggtgatggaagaggaaaaaaaaaaaaaaaaacaaaaggatagGTCGATTGGGCATGAAATTGTAATTCTCTTCAATGTGTGTATCTATCTCAAGCCAGGCACCAGGCAGTGTTTCATCATGAATATTGCTCATGAACATGCTTCCACAAAGAAATGGATGTCACAGAATAGAAAATCAGTaatgtttgtttgttaattaTGTCACAGTGATGTGCCTACTCTAAATTATGAAGAGAATGTGTCCTCTATTTCAGCTTTTTATATGGATTAAGTGGACCCACAGTTTTCTGGATTGCCTCTTGaatattctgatttttttttttttggaattgtGCCTAAGACCCCTGATGTTTACGGGCCATTGTTTTGAGCCACTTTCAGAGAAGGTCGCTTGCTGCATAATGGGATTTCTAGTAAGTTAAAACTTGATCGaaatctcctcttcttcttcgacACTTCATCGACAGAAAACCTGCTAAACCCTACAACGCCACTACAATTGGGAGCGGAATCTATCCCAAACACTTATGATTCTTTCCAAAACTGGGAGGAACTCAGACAAAGGCAACAATTGAT is drawn from Macadamia integrifolia cultivar HAES 741 chromosome 7, SCU_Mint_v3, whole genome shotgun sequence and contains these coding sequences:
- the LOC122085130 gene encoding actin-interacting protein 1-2-like, with amino-acid sequence MAELSETYACVPSTERGRGILISGDPKSNSIVYCNGRSVIIRYLDRPLEVSIYGEHAYPATVARFSPNGEWIASADVSGTVKIWGAHNDHVLKKEFRVLSGRIDDLQWSPDGQRIVASGDGKGKSLVRAFMWDSGTNVGQFDGHSKRVLSCAFKPTRPFRIVTCGEDFLVNFYEGPPFKFKQSHRDHSNFVNCIRFSPDGSKFISVSSDKKGIIYDGKTGEKIGQLSSEDGHGGTIYAVSWSPDSKQVLTVSADKSAKIWEISEDGNGKVKKTLACPGSGGVDDMLVGCLWQNNHLVTVSLGGTINLFSASDPDKTPLSLSGHMKSVSSLAVLQSNPKVILSSSYDGIIVRWIQGIGYSGKLERKDASQIKCFIAVEEEIVSSGFDNKVRRSTLLGDQCGEAESIDVGSQPKDLSLAPLCPELALISTDSGVVLLRGSKVVSTINLGFAVTASTISPDGSEAIVGAQDGKLHVYSIKGDTLMEETVLEKHRGAINVIRYSPDSSLIASGDLNREAVVWDRASREVKLKNMLYHTARVNCLAWSPDNTKVATGSLDTCVIIYEVDKPASSRITIKGAHLGGVYGVAFTDEQSLVSSGEDACVRLWRLTSQ